A single Lysinibacter sp. HNR DNA region contains:
- a CDS encoding fibronectin type III domain-containing protein, producing the protein MKSWGLSIAVRARAVQVSLGLVLSAALLAPLAVTTSAFAVEQDPVVSETALEDGAAVSEEEVSPQERGVSTETALEDAPVTEGDAPSVFERFVGFADGVAAMVPAAEDPVVVPVAEEGEGPVVTPSPGAPRNVVARGGVGQVTLSWDEAVRLWSGLKMVNGTDLPGSASVVAVANSRLWAVSVSASGDVVALGRPGGALYVSIDGGKNFVEQSTGTTHSTYPWGVEVSGNGLKIIASRNAGTTSSGAVFVGSRVSERDSFSWKSVASTVTGDNLITSVTNAYPSFRVASSFDGGVLVAARPRTGSVANDTTGPLWVSRDGGDSWAVSTSAGSLDADGQSWVDVAVSDDGTRVVAARALGTNAGVYVSGNSGATFSRRTQMPGNGVSAVDLSGDGKTLVVASTSRVYVSTSDTAAGLGTTESLVVPAGFPTSGTADSTWRSVASSVDGQRLVVGGYHYLGSIWSSDDGGKNWSEETSSKGSPALSSVAIRADGWSIYRANGLRDGIVEHSSVPRDGGSNLTNFLVEYTDQDPRGSGFTKDMWQPHVHEASMDKSRVVDQLKGGTRYWFRVSQVNKTDTPGEPSDAALATTLTTESAPGGVPQGLKARGGVGQVTLSWDEAVRLWSGLKMVNGTDLPGSASVVAVANSRLWAVSVSASGDVVALGRPGGALYVSIDGGKNFVEQSTGTTHSTYPWGVEVSGNGLKIIASRNAGTTSSGAVFVGSRVSERDSFSWKSVASTVTGDNLITSVTNAYPSFRVASSFDGGVLVAARPRTGSVANDTTGPLWVSRDGGDSWAVSTSAGSLDADGQSWVDVAVSDDGTRVVAARALGTNAGVYVSGNSGATFSRRTQMPGNGVSAVDLSGDGKTLVVASTSRVYVSTSDTAAGLGTTESLVVPAGFPTSGTADSTWRSVASSVDGQRLVVGGYHYLGSIWSSDDGGKNWSEETSSKGSPALSSVAIRADGWSIYRANGLRDGIVEHSSAPAFGSSVDEWKVEYTTKKPTDEDFDPKKDWVPWSPEKSEDNKEGKVKQSPVVVKPLANGQDYWFRVAASNTKGDGPFSDPADARPLGPPDAPTNVETSAGNREVAVSWKAPVNDGGFPIVDYRVWYREVPDPEDDTAEMPGDHEGWDLYRFVDEETGEPIRSVVSPRTVTGLTNGQWYEFRVAAVNEFEDSALTDPGLGPWNTPESHIPGTLTKARPAGAPDAPTLTAEKVSPGDGHVLVTWDAPKNDGGSELTGYRVWQCEITPGDECSPESKGWKEILPDEGNELELSRTAPDLTNGTVYAFRVTATNQSGWESESSDTVRVTPVGAPQHGVVLNAVPKDGEVELSWVKPEDSDAYPVTRYVVEYRKTTSADWITKDEYVTQTRFTVDELDNGTPYMFRVTPANVSGLGPDAQREATPIGVPTPEMVVTDLVAVPGNESVRLGWSRVTNDTVQNPVTGYLMEYQSEEALTILPDVWQKRPIVAVPGDTVPNLTNGKNYVFRVTPVNGLDGSGRGTPSDQVMAMPYGPPTSHPAITDVTTAPGYGEVLLSWTLVTGTQQVPVTGHRVEYREVVDGVPAERWEQYPTRLLVTDGFLEGQVKDFPVEGLKNSQEYQFRVYPFNDHGDGLESNKPRETTFGEPLKGEKITDLRSRPGDEAVFLKWSAAKESVLNPVMGYTVQVRDTDATQDDEAGWVDYDTNVALPAEDGDGFMVGGLINGKSYDFRVAPTNTIGRGDWSDPKSEIPVGSLTEAPVITDLSGVPGRGQVLLSWTGVPDTEETPVTGYRIEYRLVVDGVPEDQWTPYRGTENVDGFFVPQAERFDNYPVTGLADASMYDFRVVPFNIRGDGLSSNEVREGTFGLPLTDEKITDLRTRPGDEAVFLKWSAAKESVLSPVAGYTVEYRKTDNTLGPEEGWDPYATNVALPAEDGDGFTVGGLTNGQSYDFRVVPTNTVGRGVPSTPKSEIPVGSLTEAPAITDLSGVPGHRQVLLSWTGMPDTEETPVTGYRIEYRLVVDGVPQDQWTTYRGPENVDGFFVPQAERFDNYPVTGLADASVYDFRVIPFNTRGDGLPSNEVREGTFGLPLTDEKITDLRTRPGDEAVFLKWSAAKESVLNPVTGYTVQVRETDNTLGPDEGWGDYDTNVPLPAEDGDGFTVGGLTNGKSYDFRVIPTNAVGDGVPSDPKSDTPYGPVLADTKVTDLTAAAGHTSGIVVLNWSRAGHTETNPVLEYQIMYRVAVGEDEEENSWSPYKKRAPGDETRNFLVEGLTDGDRYEFQVIPVNGHSTGPESNTADAVPYGAPSQDNVIDDLKAKPGSEKVTLSWTKAQGTLAQPVTGYTVQYRKTVEGQGPEVGWGSHATNVTNTKDFVVEPLENDQPYDFRVIPTNDRAEAGKESNTDTATPRVAVTVDDVSLNVHADTVARFNALEYVTGENSPALVSVDNLTPDEGSITFDTQTGEIAYTPTQDFPAGEVTKTVSFTFTVRDASDAEDTGTVSITVYVVPTAGADRVVKVPASSETLLPVLADATGYNLTLVDPVSPVPEQGSVRVGSDGLYYTATNSAVTTTDSFSYRVKDGLGRESETATVSVRIQGVPLAADDEMNAGLTGTGTILLGEKYAFSTIADLLKSSVTVGQGQYGTTEFDKASGRVIYTTGQVPDGVMEDTFTYTLTDDLGQVATGTITVKLVEGPVVTSTIREIGVKGEVTVDLNDLATGEGITIAGFGGALGAVVEDPDAKGVVTYTPKRDFTGYDAFAYEAKDMYGQSAFGVVRVTVFSLPQAVDYKDLVVKQDGLLVHNVFTNDEQAPDVAATVSPTNTTGTRADAQAIDVQETDVQVSSVEDALKDIPQESRVVYAPKSVVAIEQAINGHTEVVDGAAGLVRYQSALGNYLPDTVKYRVEDSVAQAVSGELVFTVQTLPEVTGDSKGEVAQDSAYEFTPEVVTTGSLQNVSLQAPVQAPGGVFTGRVETGLGAVPGTGSIRFVAGDTPKGVYRFTVDFTDNLGQVTSVEYEVKVFTKLSVQDQGKKVAVNGNVRFDEAVSVDGEIKERHAQALDAEEMVRGGHGFTGDITKHVSLDQDGVVSFDADGLAPGTYGFKVKYTDDRDLTATAKYTVTVQAPPTGEGKTITVPLGVSPVVIDPFADITGTGLQALREEDLDEAEYGQVALAAQVDGRTVVHYVPETDRLGSDEFTVRVFDDLGQSVEVTYTVVVVPVGQDEDTPGTGEGEDIPGTVLEGPDAGLQNTGSGGSEATRLTLTGDTSLPVLGAFGMLLLVLGAGFVVIRRRRNTAASAAVSVSVSVVGQGSVTEE; encoded by the coding sequence GTGAAATCTTGGGGACTTTCTATAGCCGTGCGTGCTCGTGCTGTACAGGTTTCGTTGGGGTTAGTGTTATCGGCTGCGTTGCTTGCGCCGCTTGCGGTGACAACGTCCGCGTTTGCGGTCGAGCAGGATCCTGTGGTGTCAGAAACGGCACTGGAGGACGGCGCTGCTGTTTCTGAGGAAGAAGTCTCTCCGCAAGAACGGGGGGTCTCGACTGAGACCGCACTTGAAGATGCTCCCGTAACTGAGGGTGATGCCCCGAGTGTTTTTGAGCGTTTTGTAGGGTTTGCGGATGGTGTCGCGGCAATGGTGCCCGCGGCGGAAGATCCGGTAGTGGTTCCTGTTGCCGAAGAGGGTGAGGGGCCTGTTGTAACACCGAGCCCGGGTGCTCCGCGTAATGTTGTGGCTCGGGGTGGTGTGGGTCAGGTTACGTTGTCGTGGGATGAGGCTGTGCGGTTGTGGTCTGGTCTCAAGATGGTTAATGGTACGGATCTTCCGGGGTCAGCTAGTGTTGTTGCAGTTGCTAATTCTCGTTTGTGGGCGGTGTCTGTGTCTGCTAGCGGTGATGTGGTGGCGTTGGGTCGGCCTGGTGGTGCGTTGTATGTCTCGATTGACGGGGGTAAAAATTTCGTTGAGCAAAGTACTGGGACTACTCACTCGACTTATCCGTGGGGTGTTGAGGTTTCGGGTAACGGTCTGAAGATAATTGCGTCTAGAAATGCTGGTACTACTAGTAGTGGTGCGGTATTTGTTGGTTCTCGTGTGTCTGAGCGGGATTCGTTTTCGTGGAAGTCTGTAGCGAGTACTGTTACTGGCGATAATTTAATAACGAGTGTTACGAATGCGTATCCTTCGTTTCGTGTTGCTTCGTCGTTTGATGGTGGAGTTTTGGTAGCGGCGCGGCCTCGCACGGGCAGTGTTGCTAATGATACGACGGGGCCTTTGTGGGTGTCTCGTGATGGTGGCGATTCGTGGGCAGTTTCAACGAGTGCGGGCTCGTTGGATGCTGACGGTCAGTCGTGGGTTGATGTTGCGGTGTCTGATGATGGTACGCGGGTAGTTGCTGCACGAGCATTGGGGACAAATGCGGGTGTGTATGTGTCAGGAAACTCAGGTGCGACGTTTAGCCGGCGTACGCAGATGCCTGGTAATGGTGTGTCTGCGGTTGATCTTTCTGGTGATGGTAAGACGTTGGTGGTGGCAAGTACTAGTCGTGTGTATGTGTCAACGTCGGACACGGCTGCTGGGTTGGGTACGACTGAGAGCTTGGTGGTTCCTGCGGGTTTCCCGACGTCTGGTACGGCGGATAGTACGTGGCGGAGTGTGGCGTCCTCGGTTGATGGTCAGCGTTTGGTTGTGGGTGGTTATCATTATTTGGGGTCGATATGGTCTTCGGATGATGGTGGAAAGAATTGGTCTGAGGAGACGAGTAGTAAGGGTTCTCCTGCGTTGTCCTCGGTAGCGATAAGGGCTGATGGGTGGAGTATTTATCGTGCTAACGGTTTACGAGACGGGATCGTTGAACACTCTTCAGTACCGCGTGATGGTGGTTCGAATCTAACGAACTTTTTGGTGGAGTACACGGATCAGGATCCGAGAGGTTCTGGGTTTACCAAGGATATGTGGCAGCCACATGTGCATGAGGCTTCGATGGATAAGTCTCGGGTGGTGGATCAATTAAAGGGTGGTACTCGGTATTGGTTCCGAGTGTCTCAGGTGAATAAGACTGATACTCCGGGAGAGCCGAGTGATGCAGCATTGGCGACAACGTTGACGACGGAGTCTGCTCCAGGTGGTGTGCCGCAAGGGTTGAAGGCTCGGGGTGGTGTGGGTCAGGTTACGTTGTCGTGGGATGAGGCTGTGCGGTTGTGGTCTGGTCTCAAGATGGTTAATGGTACGGATCTTCCGGGGTCAGCTAGTGTTGTTGCAGTTGCTAATTCTCGTTTGTGGGCGGTGTCTGTGTCTGCTAGCGGTGATGTGGTGGCGTTGGGTCGGCCTGGTGGTGCGTTGTATGTCTCGATTGACGGGGGTAAAAATTTCGTTGAGCAAAGTACTGGGACTACTCACTCGACTTATCCGTGGGGTGTTGAGGTTTCGGGTAACGGTCTGAAGATAATTGCGTCTAGAAATGCTGGTACTACTAGTAGTGGTGCGGTATTTGTTGGTTCTCGTGTGTCTGAGCGGGATTCGTTTTCGTGGAAGTCTGTAGCGAGTACTGTTACTGGCGATAATTTAATAACGAGTGTTACGAATGCGTATCCTTCGTTTCGTGTTGCTTCGTCGTTTGATGGTGGAGTTTTGGTAGCGGCGCGGCCTCGCACGGGCAGTGTTGCTAATGATACGACGGGGCCTTTGTGGGTGTCTCGTGATGGTGGCGATTCGTGGGCAGTTTCAACGAGTGCGGGCTCGTTGGATGCTGACGGTCAGTCGTGGGTTGATGTTGCGGTGTCTGATGATGGTACGCGGGTAGTTGCTGCACGAGCATTGGGGACAAATGCGGGTGTGTATGTGTCAGGAAACTCAGGTGCGACGTTTAGCCGGCGTACGCAGATGCCTGGTAATGGTGTGTCTGCGGTTGATCTTTCTGGTGATGGTAAGACGTTGGTGGTGGCAAGTACTAGTCGTGTGTATGTGTCAACGTCGGACACGGCTGCTGGGTTGGGTACGACTGAGAGCTTGGTGGTTCCTGCGGGTTTCCCGACGTCTGGTACGGCGGATAGTACGTGGCGGAGTGTGGCGTCCTCGGTTGATGGTCAGCGTTTGGTTGTGGGTGGTTATCATTATTTGGGGTCGATATGGTCTTCGGATGATGGTGGAAAGAATTGGTCTGAGGAGACGAGTAGTAAGGGTTCTCCTGCGTTGTCCTCGGTAGCGATAAGGGCTGATGGGTGGAGTATTTATCGTGCTAACGGTTTACGAGACGGGATCGTTGAACACTCTTCAGCACCGGCGTTTGGTTCTAGTGTTGATGAGTGGAAAGTGGAGTACACCACAAAGAAACCCACCGATGAGGATTTCGATCCTAAAAAAGACTGGGTACCGTGGTCTCCTGAGAAGTCTGAGGACAACAAAGAGGGCAAGGTTAAGCAGTCTCCGGTGGTGGTGAAGCCGTTGGCGAATGGGCAGGATTATTGGTTTAGGGTTGCGGCGTCAAACACGAAGGGTGATGGCCCGTTCTCTGATCCTGCGGATGCTCGTCCGCTTGGTCCGCCGGATGCTCCCACAAACGTGGAGACGTCGGCGGGTAACCGTGAGGTGGCGGTGTCGTGGAAGGCTCCGGTGAATGATGGTGGTTTCCCGATTGTGGATTACCGGGTGTGGTATCGCGAGGTTCCTGACCCGGAGGATGACACCGCTGAAATGCCCGGCGATCATGAGGGCTGGGACTTGTATCGGTTCGTGGATGAGGAAACCGGTGAGCCTATCCGTTCGGTGGTTTCTCCTCGCACGGTCACAGGGTTGACGAATGGTCAGTGGTACGAGTTTCGTGTGGCCGCGGTGAATGAGTTTGAGGACTCTGCACTGACAGACCCTGGTCTAGGTCCGTGGAATACCCCAGAGTCTCACATTCCGGGGACGTTAACAAAGGCTCGCCCGGCGGGTGCACCCGATGCTCCTACGCTTACGGCAGAGAAGGTGTCTCCGGGTGATGGGCACGTCCTGGTGACGTGGGATGCTCCCAAGAATGACGGTGGCTCTGAGCTGACGGGTTACCGGGTGTGGCAGTGCGAGATCACCCCAGGTGATGAGTGTTCTCCCGAAAGTAAAGGGTGGAAAGAGATTCTCCCGGACGAGGGTAACGAGCTTGAGTTGTCTCGTACCGCACCGGATTTGACGAATGGTACCGTGTACGCGTTTCGGGTGACCGCGACGAATCAGTCCGGGTGGGAGAGTGAGTCATCGGACACTGTGCGGGTGACTCCGGTGGGGGCACCACAGCACGGAGTGGTATTGAACGCCGTTCCAAAGGATGGTGAGGTGGAACTGTCCTGGGTGAAACCTGAGGATAGTGATGCGTATCCGGTGACACGGTACGTGGTGGAGTATCGTAAAACAACCTCAGCGGATTGGATTACCAAAGATGAGTATGTGACACAGACCAGGTTCACTGTTGATGAGTTAGATAATGGTACGCCGTATATGTTCCGGGTTACTCCCGCGAATGTGTCAGGCTTGGGTCCTGATGCGCAGCGAGAAGCAACCCCGATTGGTGTTCCGACTCCGGAGATGGTGGTGACTGATTTAGTGGCGGTACCGGGCAATGAGTCGGTGCGTTTGGGTTGGTCACGGGTTACGAATGACACGGTGCAGAACCCGGTAACCGGGTATTTGATGGAGTATCAAAGCGAAGAGGCACTGACGATTCTTCCTGATGTGTGGCAGAAGCGCCCTATTGTCGCGGTTCCGGGAGATACTGTCCCGAACCTGACGAATGGGAAGAACTATGTGTTCCGGGTTACCCCGGTTAACGGGTTAGACGGTTCGGGTCGGGGAACACCCAGTGATCAGGTAATGGCGATGCCGTATGGTCCTCCGACCTCCCATCCCGCGATCACGGATGTGACTACAGCTCCGGGGTATGGTGAGGTGTTGTTGTCCTGGACGTTAGTCACGGGCACACAGCAGGTTCCGGTGACCGGTCACCGGGTGGAGTACCGTGAGGTGGTTGATGGTGTTCCAGCCGAGCGTTGGGAACAGTATCCCACCCGGCTATTAGTCACGGATGGTTTCCTCGAAGGACAGGTGAAAGATTTCCCGGTTGAGGGGTTGAAAAATAGCCAGGAGTATCAGTTCCGGGTGTATCCGTTTAATGATCACGGGGATGGTTTAGAGAGTAATAAGCCTCGTGAGACAACGTTTGGTGAACCGCTCAAGGGTGAGAAGATCACGGATCTTCGGAGTCGTCCGGGTGATGAGGCGGTGTTCTTGAAGTGGTCCGCAGCTAAAGAGTCGGTGTTGAACCCGGTGATGGGTTACACGGTGCAGGTTCGTGACACAGATGCTACTCAGGATGATGAAGCGGGCTGGGTCGACTATGACACGAACGTGGCTTTGCCTGCTGAAGACGGTGATGGTTTCATGGTGGGTGGTCTCATCAATGGTAAGTCGTATGATTTCCGGGTAGCCCCGACCAACACTATTGGTAGAGGTGATTGGAGTGACCCGAAGAGTGAGATCCCGGTGGGTTCGTTAACGGAAGCACCTGTTATTACGGATTTGAGTGGGGTGCCGGGTCGCGGCCAAGTGTTGTTGTCGTGGACGGGTGTGCCGGACACGGAAGAGACTCCGGTGACGGGGTACCGGATTGAGTATCGCCTGGTGGTGGATGGTGTCCCAGAAGATCAGTGGACACCCTACCGGGGAACCGAGAACGTGGACGGGTTCTTCGTGCCGCAGGCAGAACGCTTTGACAACTACCCGGTGACGGGCCTTGCGGATGCGAGTATGTATGACTTCCGGGTTGTGCCGTTCAATATCAGAGGGGATGGGCTGTCTAGTAACGAGGTTCGTGAGGGTACGTTTGGGTTGCCGTTGACGGATGAGAAGATCACGGATCTTCGGACTCGTCCGGGTGATGAGGCGGTGTTCTTGAAGTGGTCCGCAGCGAAAGAGTCGGTGTTGAGCCCGGTGGCAGGTTACACGGTGGAGTACCGTAAAACAGATAACACCCTTGGTCCTGAGGAGGGATGGGACCCCTATGCCACGAATGTGGCTTTGCCTGCGGAAGACGGTGACGGTTTTACCGTTGGTGGCCTCACGAATGGTCAGTCGTATGATTTCCGGGTGGTTCCGACGAATACTGTGGGCAGGGGTGTGCCAAGTACACCTAAGAGTGAGATCCCGGTGGGTTCGTTAACGGAAGCACCCGCGATTACAGACCTGAGCGGGGTGCCTGGCCACCGACAAGTGCTTCTGTCATGGACGGGTATGCCTGACACGGAAGAGACTCCGGTGACGGGTTACCGGATTGAGTATCGCCTGGTTGTGGATGGTGTCCCGCAAGATCAGTGGACAACCTACCGGGGGCCTGAGAACGTGGATGGGTTCTTTGTGCCGCAGGCAGAGCGTTTTGACAACTACCCGGTGACGGGCCTTGCAGATGCGAGTGTGTATGACTTCCGAGTTATCCCGTTCAATACGCGTGGTGACGGACTGCCCAGTAACGAGGTTCGTGAGGGTACGTTTGGGTTGCCGTTGACGGATGAGAAGATCACGGATCTTCGGACTCGTCCGGGTGATGAGGCGGTGTTCTTGAAGTGGTCCGCAGCGAAAGAGTCGGTATTGAACCCGGTGACGGGTTACACAGTGCAGGTTCGTGAAACAGATAACACCCTCGGTCCCGATGAGGGTTGGGGTGACTATGACACGAATGTGCCTTTGCCTGCTGAGGACGGTGACGGTTTCACAGTTGGTGGGTTAACCAATGGTAAGTCGTATGATTTCCGGGTGATCCCCACGAACGCTGTGGGTGATGGTGTGCCCAGTGACCCGAAGAGTGATACCCCGTATGGTCCTGTTCTTGCGGATACGAAGGTGACCGATCTGACCGCGGCTGCGGGCCACACATCAGGAATCGTGGTATTGAACTGGAGCCGGGCCGGGCACACGGAGACGAACCCGGTGCTGGAGTACCAGATTATGTACCGTGTGGCTGTTGGTGAGGATGAAGAGGAGAATTCGTGGAGTCCGTATAAGAAGAGGGCTCCGGGGGATGAAACCCGCAACTTTTTGGTGGAGGGGTTGACGGATGGTGACCGGTATGAGTTCCAGGTGATCCCTGTGAATGGGCATAGCACGGGGCCAGAGAGTAACACTGCGGACGCGGTACCGTATGGTGCCCCCTCACAAGACAACGTTATTGATGATCTGAAAGCGAAGCCGGGTTCCGAGAAAGTGACCTTGTCCTGGACCAAGGCGCAGGGCACACTCGCACAGCCGGTGACGGGATACACGGTGCAGTACCGTAAAACGGTTGAGGGCCAGGGCCCTGAAGTCGGGTGGGGTAGTCACGCGACGAATGTTACGAACACGAAAGACTTCGTGGTGGAGCCGTTAGAGAATGATCAGCCGTATGATTTCCGGGTGATTCCGACGAATGATCGTGCAGAGGCTGGAAAGGAAAGTAACACGGACACAGCCACCCCACGGGTCGCGGTGACAGTGGATGATGTGTCCCTCAATGTGCACGCGGATACGGTGGCACGGTTCAATGCTCTAGAGTACGTGACGGGTGAGAACTCTCCCGCCCTGGTGAGCGTGGATAACCTGACCCCGGATGAGGGAAGTATCACGTTTGATACGCAAACGGGTGAGATAGCGTATACCCCCACCCAGGATTTCCCGGCGGGTGAGGTGACAAAAACGGTATCGTTCACGTTCACGGTGCGAGATGCGTCAGACGCAGAAGACACCGGCACTGTCTCTATTACGGTGTACGTGGTTCCGACGGCCGGGGCGGATCGTGTGGTGAAGGTTCCCGCGAGTAGTGAAACATTACTTCCCGTCCTCGCAGATGCGACAGGGTATAACCTGACTCTGGTTGACCCGGTAAGCCCTGTTCCGGAGCAGGGTTCTGTCCGGGTGGGCTCTGACGGGCTGTACTACACGGCGACAAATTCTGCTGTGACGACGACGGATTCGTTCTCGTACCGGGTGAAAGACGGCCTGGGGCGGGAATCCGAGACCGCCACGGTCAGTGTGAGGATTCAGGGTGTCCCGTTGGCAGCTGATGATGAGATGAACGCGGGCCTCACCGGCACGGGGACGATTCTGCTGGGTGAGAAGTATGCGTTCTCGACCATTGCTGATCTGCTCAAGAGCAGCGTCACGGTGGGTCAGGGGCAATACGGCACAACAGAGTTCGACAAGGCTTCAGGCCGTGTGATCTATACGACGGGGCAGGTTCCTGATGGTGTGATGGAAGACACGTTTACGTATACGCTCACGGATGATCTGGGTCAGGTTGCGACCGGTACGATCACGGTGAAACTGGTCGAGGGCCCGGTGGTGACTTCCACGATCCGTGAGATCGGGGTAAAGGGTGAGGTCACGGTTGATCTGAACGACCTCGCTACGGGTGAGGGCATCACCATTGCCGGCTTCGGTGGGGCCTTAGGGGCTGTGGTTGAAGATCCGGACGCGAAGGGTGTGGTGACGTATACTCCGAAGCGGGACTTCACCGGGTATGACGCGTTCGCGTACGAGGCCAAGGATATGTATGGTCAAAGCGCGTTTGGTGTGGTGCGGGTCACGGTGTTCAGCCTTCCTCAAGCGGTGGATTACAAAGACCTGGTGGTGAAGCAGGACGGACTATTGGTTCATAACGTGTTTACCAACGATGAACAGGCCCCGGATGTGGCTGCCACGGTGTCTCCCACAAACACGACAGGCACCCGGGCAGATGCTCAGGCAATTGATGTTCAGGAAACTGATGTTCAGGTATCGAGTGTGGAGGATGCCCTGAAGGATATTCCGCAGGAGTCTCGTGTGGTGTATGCGCCGAAGAGTGTGGTGGCGATTGAGCAGGCGATCAATGGTCACACGGAGGTCGTGGATGGTGCTGCCGGGTTGGTGCGGTATCAATCTGCTCTGGGGAACTATCTTCCTGACACGGTGAAGTACCGGGTAGAAGACAGTGTGGCGCAGGCTGTGTCGGGTGAGTTAGTGTTCACCGTGCAGACGCTCCCTGAGGTAACGGGTGACTCGAAGGGTGAGGTGGCACAAGACAGCGCCTACGAGTTCACCCCGGAAGTGGTTACGACGGGATCGCTGCAGAACGTGTCGCTTCAGGCTCCGGTTCAGGCCCCGGGTGGGGTGTTTACGGGTCGGGTAGAAACCGGACTAGGTGCTGTTCCGGGCACGGGAAGCATCCGGTTTGTGGCGGGTGATACTCCCAAGGGTGTGTATCGGTTCACGGTGGACTTCACGGATAATCTCGGACAGGTCACCTCGGTGGAGTACGAGGTGAAGGTGTTCACGAAGTTGAGTGTGCAGGATCAGGGCAAGAAGGTTGCGGTTAACGGAAACGTCCGTTTTGACGAGGCCGTGAGTGTTGACGGTGAGATTAAGGAACGCCACGCACAGGCCCTAGACGCTGAGGAGATGGTTCGTGGTGGTCACGGTTTCACCGGAGATATCACGAAGCATGTCAGCCTGGATCAGGATGGTGTGGTGTCGTTTGACGCGGACGGGTTAGCACCCGGAACGTATGGGTTCAAGGTGAAGTACACGGATGATCGTGACTTGACCGCGACGGCGAAGTACACGGTGACGGTGCAGGCCCCACCCACGGGTGAGGGCAAAACAATCACTGTTCCGTTGGGTGTGAGTCCGGTGGTGATTGACCCGTTCGCAGACATCACCGGTACCGGGTTGCAGGCGCTTCGTGAGGAAGACCTGGATGAGGCCGAGTACGGTCAGGTGGCTCTTGCTGCGCAGGTTGATGGTCGGACTGTGGTGCATTATGTTCCAGAAACAGACCGGTTAGGGTCTGACGAGTTCACGGTGCGGGTGTTTGATGATCTTGGCCAGAGTGTCGAGGTCACGTACACGGTTGTGGTTGTTCCGGTGGGTCAGGATGAGGACACCCCGGGTACGGGCGAGGGTGAGGATATCCCGGGTACCGTGCTTGAAGGCCCGGACGCCGGGTTGCAGAACACCGGTTCGGGTGGTTCTGAGGCGACACGGTTAACTCTCACGGGTGACACGTCGTTGCCTGTGCTGGGTGCCTTCGGAATGCTGTTGCTGGTACTCGGGGCTGGTTTTGTGGTGATTCGTCGTCGGAGGAATACCGCAGCATCCGCGGCAGTGTCTGTATCGGTATCCGTTGTGGGGCAGGGGTCGGTGACAGAGGAGTAG
- a CDS encoding uroporphyrinogen-III synthase — protein sequence MMSRDRDKRRDGTPRDTARDIPQANTHGNAHETPYTDIHGNTRTTPPTDAHAFPPANAPRILIPRGGEWGERAARQVHERGFIPVMVPLITTAPSGTPKELHTALERLSASEFDWLVVASANAVPPVANYAAALPPETRVAAVGEATAHTLTQVGFRVDLVPSGTSSATDLVAQWPRDRRGSSALVLGSQLSPPTLADGIHKLGLSVQRVEAYQTVPVRLSPEERQRVTDGGVDVILITSASVATQVAEQLAPLPHTTQLVCIGESSARACTALGLAVATVARVQSVPGMLEVL from the coding sequence ATGATGAGCCGCGATCGCGATAAGCGCCGTGACGGCACCCCGCGCGATACCGCACGCGATATTCCGCAAGCCAACACACACGGCAACGCACACGAGACTCCGTACACCGATATACACGGCAACACGCGTACAACTCCGCCCACCGACGCTCACGCTTTTCCCCCTGCCAACGCACCGCGCATTCTCATCCCCCGCGGCGGGGAGTGGGGAGAACGCGCGGCACGGCAGGTTCACGAGCGTGGCTTTATTCCCGTCATGGTTCCGCTTATCACCACGGCACCGAGCGGCACACCGAAGGAGCTCCACACGGCCCTTGAACGGCTGAGCGCAAGCGAGTTTGACTGGCTTGTAGTGGCCAGTGCCAACGCGGTTCCCCCGGTTGCCAACTACGCCGCCGCTCTTCCCCCGGAAACCCGTGTTGCCGCGGTGGGAGAGGCCACGGCCCACACCCTCACGCAGGTCGGGTTTCGGGTTGACCTGGTGCCTTCGGGAACCAGCTCTGCCACGGACCTGGTGGCGCAATGGCCACGCGATCGCAGGGGATCATCCGCTCTTGTCCTGGGATCTCAGCTTTCCCCGCCCACCCTCGCGGACGGCATCCACAAGCTGGGCCTCAGCGTTCAACGGGTGGAGGCCTATCAGACGGTACCGGTTAGGCTTTCTCCCGAAGAGCGTCAGCGAGTAACCGATGGCGGGGTTGACGTGATCCTCATCACGAGCGCGAGCGTGGCCACGCAGGTTGCAGAACAGCTTGCTCCCCTGCCCCACACAACCCAACTTGTGTGCATCGGAGAGTCCTCGGCTCGCGCCTGCACCGCGCTTGGCCTGGCCGTCGCTACGGTTGCACGTGTGCAAAGCGTACCCGGGATGCTTGAGGTTCTTTAG